One genomic segment of Mastomys coucha isolate ucsf_1 unplaced genomic scaffold, UCSF_Mcou_1 pScaffold22, whole genome shotgun sequence includes these proteins:
- the LOC116071198 gene encoding beta-defensin 39-like codes for MKVSCFLLLIFSLSSFLINPVSGDDSIKCLEKNNTCHTIQCSYFQDEVSTCYEGRGKCCQKRLLYIRVPRKKKV; via the exons ATGAAGGTCTCCTGCTTTCTGCTGCTGATCTTTTCTTTATCCAGCTTCCTGATCAACCCAG TTTCTGGTGATGATTCAATAAAATGTTTGGAAAAGAATAACACCTGTCACACCATCCAATGCTCATATTTTCAAGATGAGGTCAGCACGTGTTATGAAGGAAGAGGCAAGTGTTGCCAAAAACGCCTTTTGTATATCAGAGTTCCAAGGAAGAAGAAGGTGTGA